The Candidatus Thermoplasmatota archaeon genome window below encodes:
- a CDS encoding hydrogenase iron-sulfur subunit: MSFEPKLMGFMCNWCSYAGADLAGVSRYQYPPEIRIVKVMCSARVDPDIVLEMFIQGADGVFVGGCHIGDCHYIKGNYYAQQRMKVVNKLLEKCGIEPERLRLEWVSASEGERFAKLMTEFTAQISALGASPVSGEQPDIKKLELLFAAKSVVEDVRVRALLGKYVEFSEKGNVFGRKMSEEELNALLDSVIDDEFARINILLAASSKPVSVKELAASLNLSATKVLRHIVTLKERDLVRLSRIEGTTPLYQSSQGYGIGGV; the protein is encoded by the coding sequence ATGTCCTTCGAACCGAAGCTCATGGGTTTCATGTGCAACTGGTGCAGTTATGCTGGAGCGGATTTGGCTGGCGTGAGCAGGTACCAGTACCCGCCCGAGATAAGAATCGTCAAGGTGATGTGCAGCGCACGCGTTGACCCGGACATTGTTCTTGAGATGTTCATCCAGGGTGCCGACGGCGTGTTCGTTGGTGGATGTCACATCGGTGACTGCCACTACATCAAGGGCAACTACTATGCACAGCAGCGCATGAAGGTCGTCAATAAACTCCTCGAGAAATGCGGCATCGAGCCAGAGCGTTTGAGGCTTGAATGGGTGAGTGCCTCAGAGGGGGAGCGCTTCGCGAAACTCATGACAGAGTTCACTGCGCAGATCTCCGCACTTGGTGCGAGCCCAGTGAGCGGAGAACAGCCTGACATCAAGAAACTCGAGCTTCTTTTCGCGGCGAAGAGCGTTGTCGAGGACGTGAGGGTTCGTGCATTGCTTGGGAAGTATGTAGAATTCTCTGAGAAGGGTAATGTCTTTGGGAGAAAGATGTCCGAAGAGGAGCTGAATGCATTGCTCGATTCAGTGATAGATGACGAATTCGCGCGAATTAACATCCTGCTGGCAGCGTCCAGCAAACCAGTTTCTGTAAAAGAACTCGCAGCATCTCTGAACCTGTCTGCGACGAAGGTCCTGCGACATATTGTAACGCTGAAGGAGCGCGATCTGGTGAGGCTATCCCGCATAGAGGGCACTACGCCTCTCTATCAGAGCTCGCAAGGTTATGGAATAGGGGGCGTGTGA